Genomic DNA from Alistipes indistinctus YIT 12060:
CGATGCTGTGGCGGCTGCCCCGAAACAGGGCCGGCATATCGTGGTATATGGTCCGGAAATAACGGTTCGTATTGTCGCTCCCGGTGGCAATTACGGCATCCGGTCGTTTACCGTTCATGCGCTGCAACGGTAATGACGGATCGATTCCGGTGAGCAGTTCGGCGATGTGGTCGATCAGTACGCTGTCTTTCGACGAAGGTTTGTAGAGGCAGCCGTGCCCGCTGAGCAGTACGCACATCAGGTCGAAAAAACCGACCAGCGGAATGTTGCCCGCCATGATGATTCCCACCCTCCTGACCGTTTTTGTTCCCTGCTTTTGGTACGGTCGCAGCCATGTTTCGAGCAGCTCAGGTTGCAGCATATCGTTGCATATCGCCCGTATGGCGAAAGCGACCGATTCTGCGGTGAACCAACAATTCGCTTCAGTGGCCCGGCGGATTACGGGATCGAGTCGGCCTTCGTCGAGCTCCTGTTGCAGGATTCTGCCTAACTCTACGAAGGGGCCGATCGGATATTTTGCAGCGGGATTCATACAACAAAACTACAAAAAACTTACCTTTGCCCAACTGCATTACTCAAGAATCGCTGTATTATGAAATTTCTCGCCCTAATCCCTGCGCGTTACGCGTCGACACGCTTCCCCGGCAAGCCGCTGGCCGACCTGATGGGAAAACCGATGATTCAGCATGTGTATGAAAAGGCGCATGCCGTGTTCGATGCTTGCTATGTGGCGACGGACGATCCGCGCATTGAACAGGCCGTGCTTTCGTTCGGGGGCCGGGTGGTCATGACCTCTTCCGAACATCCCAGCGGTACGGACCGCTGCCGGGAAGCGCTGGTGGAAGTGGAGCGGGAGACTGGCACGGCATTCGATGTGGTTGTGAATATCCAGGGAGATGAACCGTTCGTCTCGCGTGAGCAATTGGAACTGATACAGCAATGCTTTGAGGACAGCGGTACCGATATTGCCACTTTGGTTAAGCCTTTTGGTCCGCAAGAGGATGTTTTTAATCCCAACTCTCCTAAAGTGGTGGTCTCGGCACAGGGTTATGCACTCTATTTCAGCCGTTCGGTTATCCCTTACCGGCGCGGTGTCGAGCCACAGCAATGGCAGGAAGGATTCAAATACCTGAAGCATATCGGGATGTATGCCTATCGCACCGGTGTGCTGCATCGGATCACCGACCTTCCCCGCGGTGTTTTGGAACAGTGTGAATCGCTTGAACAACTGCGTTGGCTCGAGAACGGATTCAAGGTTAAAGTGGCAGAGACGCTTTCGGAAAGCCTTGCGATCGATACGCCGCAAGACCTCGAAGCGGCGCGGGCGTTTATGGTCCGGAATGGCGGCTTGTAATCTTTTCAGGGCCCGGGATTTGGGAAATCGGGAAAAAACGGTATCTTTGTCAAGTCATATCGTTCTTCTGCGGTTCGTCCGAATTGCACCGTGTGACCTCCTTATTTTGTAAATTCCTACCACCATGTACGATAAAGATGCCCTTCAGGGTAAGACGCTTGCCGAATTGCGCGAGATCGGACGTCAGTTCGGGATCAAGGCGCAGATGCGCAAGCAAGAATTGGCAGACAAGATACTCGAACTATCCGCCCGCCAGCAACCGGCCGTTTCTCAACCCTCATCCGATGCCGAATTGTCGTTCGAATCGACAGGTGTGAAAACAGTCCGGCCGGTCGGAAGACCCAAAAAACAGACTGCTCCTCCCGCTGAAGAGCAAACTGCGGTGAGGATAGGCCGCGTTGTGCAGGGTGAACCCTACCGCAAACAGCGCGGACGGCGTCCTAAGGATAACCGGGACGGTGCGGAACAGCGAGATCCGGAAATTTCAGCAACGACGGTTGAAACTGAAGTCGCCCGTCCGAGTACGCGTGAAATGCGAGGGGACTCGCAGGAGGGCATGAAACGTCACCGGCGGGACAGGATTACCGTTAACAAGGCGATGAAAAACGTTGCCGGGGAGACTGATCCCGAAGCCATATTGATACAGGAGGGAGGGACTGATTTTACGGATATACCCGAATTGCCCATCGCAGAGACGCCGTCGGCCGAATTCCGGCTCCAACAGGAGGCTCCTGTTGCCGTGAAAGAAGAGTCTGCTGTCAAAGAGGTTAAACAGCCGCATATCCGGCGCGATGCCAAAGACGATTTCCTGGGCGATGTCGAAGGCGAAGGCGTGTTGGAAGTCATGCCTGACGGATATGGATTCCTGCGTTCTACCGATTATAACTACCTGAATTCACCGGATGATATTTATGTTTCCCCATCGCAGATCAAACTGTTCGGACTGAAAGTCGGCGATACCGTACAGGGAATGATCCGTCCCCCGAAAGAGGGTGAAAAGTATTTTCCGCTTGTCAAGGTGAACCGGATCAACGGACTGAGTCCTGATGAAGTGCGTGACCGTGTGCAGTTCGAGTTCATGACCCCGTTGTTTCCTTCGGAGAAATTCAATCTGACCGGCAATGGGCATAATAACCTTTCATCGCGTGTAATCGACCTTTTCGCACCGATAGGCAAGGGACAGCGCGGCCTGATCGTGGCACAACCCAAAACAGGTAAGACGATGCTGTTGCAGTCGATCGCCAATGCGATTGCCGATAACCACCCCGAAGCGTATCTGATCGTACTGCTGATCGACGAACGCCCCGAGGAGGTGACCGAAATGGCGCGCCACGTGAAGGCGGAGGTGGTCGCCTCGACATTCGACGAGCAGGCGACGCGTCATGTGAAGGTGGCCGAAATGGTACTCGAAAAGGCGAAACGTATGGTCGAATGCGGCCATGACGTAGTGATTCTGCTCGATTCGATCACCCGCCTGGCCCGGGCTTACAATACCGTTCAGCCCGCTTCGGGCAAGGTACTTTCCGGCGGTGTGGATGCGAATGCGCTGCACAAGCCCAAGCGCTTTTTCGGCGCTGCCCGCAATACCGAGGAACGCGGCTCGCTGACGATTATCGCTACGGCGCTGATCGACACCGGATCGAAGATGGACGAGGTGATTTTCGAAGAATTTAAAGGTACCGGTAACATGGAATTGCAGCTTGACCGCCAGTTGGCAAACCGGCGCGTTTACCCTGCTGTCAATATCGTGGCATCGGGTACGCGCCGCGAGGACCTGTTGCTGAGCAAGGAGGTGATGCAAAAGATCTGGGTATTGCGCCGCTACCTGTCGGATATGAATCCGACCGAAGCGATGGAAGTAATCAAAAAGCATATGGAATCGACCCGTTCGAACGAGGAACTGTTGGTTACGATGAACCAATAATCGTCAGGTTTATCGACCTGTTCGTTGCGATGATGCCGGGCGATAACGATAGATTGTGGGCGATGTACGGATAGATTCCGTCGAAAGTTTTGCCCCCATGTAAAGAGCGGGATGCCGTTGCAACGGCATCCCGCTCTTTTTGGGTATGTATGTATTTTTGGGGTTGTCTATCCGGGCCGGATCTGGTTTATGGATAGGCTGCTTGCAGGGTTTTCCAAAGGTTCAGGCGCAACTGCGATGCCGAGAGGCGTTTGTTCGTGCGTGTCGGATGAATACTGTTTGAAAGGAAAACCATGAACAGTTTCTTGCTGCGGTCGATCCCAAAGATCGTTCCGGTAAATCCGGTGTGGCCGCAACAATCCGGACCGCCGAATGCGCTTGCCGTTCCACGCTTGTCGAAGCCCAATCCTCGATAGATACCTTTGGCCGACAGCGGGGATGACGTAAAGGTATCGATCGTGGCCGGAGTGATGATCTGCCGTCCGTTATAGGAACCGTTATTGAGAATCATTTGGCAGAAGCGGGCGATATCGGATGCCGTCGAGAACAGGCCGGCATTCCCCCCTGCCCCGCCGGAAACTGCGGCGAGCTCGTCGTGCACGAAGCCTTGGATTGGTCCCCGCCTCAGTAGTTTATCGTTTTCGGTCGGTGCAATACGCTCTCGCGAGGTCCATTCGAGCGGCCGGTATCCTGTGTCGGTACACCCCAGTTCTGCAAACAGTTCGGCGGTCGATTCTTCGAGTGTGCGACCGGTAATTCGTTCGGCGATTAGCCGGAGCAGGTACATGTTCGTGTCGTTGTAGAGGTAGCGTCCACGCCGGCCGGGGTCGTAGCTGCGGATAATCTTGCGGGCCATGATCGTATCGACGGACGGATTGACCCACAGCGAATCTGCGATCTGCCGGTAACCGGGCCGGGGAACTCCGGAGAGATAGACGGAATCCTGAACGACATTACGCACCATGTAAAGATTTTGATCTACCAGATAAGGATATTGTTCGTTACGGTGGCCGTTGAACAGTTTCCCGCCGTGGGCCGGTTTGATCAGATCGGGATAAACGACGGTCGGTTTTAATCCCGATGTGTGCGTCAGCAGTTCCTGTATGGTGAGCGTTGTGAGAGGTGTCCCTGCAAATCGGGGCAGGAACTCCCCTACGGTTCGCTCCAGGCTTATTTTTTTTTGGTCGTAAAGGCGCATCAGAACGAAAGTGGTCGAGAGTACTTTCGTACACGAGGCTACGTCGTAAAGCGTACTGTCCGTTACCGGAACCGTGTGAGTATAATCGAGGTCGCCGTAATTATGGGTGTAAAGAGTCTGGTCTGCGGTACCGCACAGAAACGCTGCACCGGGAAATGCGCGGGCAGAGAGCTCCCGTCGGATCATTGAATCCATCCGCTCCTCCTCTCTACGGGGCAATTCGCCGCTTCGTGTTGACAACACCGTACCCAGCAAGAGAAATATGGCGATCAATCCGGATTTCATCGGGACGTATTTTGTGGTAGCGGTTCCAATTTAGGCAGAATGTGCAAATCCTGCAGGGCGACGATCGCTTCTCCGTTGTCGCCCAGAATGTTGATCCGGACGGCTTTAACAGGTTGTTCGGGGCAAAACGTTGCACTGCCGCTGTCGTCGAGCGGGCCACAGTCGGTGAAATGCGTTCCGTCGGTCGAATATGCTACCGTGCCCTGCGTGACGATGTAACGCGTGACGTTGGGAATACCGGTCTGGATGACGATAGCCCGGCACGAGACCGGCTCGGCGAAGGTGTATTGTATGTAATCGCCTTTTTTGCACGCCCTTGAACTGCGGCTGTAACTGGTCAGGTTGTAATCGGTGAGTCGCTGCGAGGGAAATCGTGAGGAGAACGGCAGCGACGAAGTAATGGTGGTTTTCGGTTCGATACAGGGCGACGGCCGGAAACTGAACGAAACCGGATTGGCCGCAGAGCTGTTATTCGATATCGTCAGGATAAGGTCTGCCGACTTGTTGCGGTTGTCTATATACAGGCGCAACGGAGAGAACGGGTTGGCCTTTTGTCCGTTACGGATGATGGCATACGTGGTGTCCGGTCCCGTTACATCGAGCCGGTTGATGACGGTTTCCGGGTCGCCGGGCGTAACGGTCAGGTACCAAATGCCGTTTCGGTCTGTATAGCGACTCAGCGGGAAGGTCAGCGTACGCCGGCTGCTGGCATGCAGCACTGTATCGAAAGTGGCGGCAGGCGGTACAACCGGGCTGTGTGCGTTGCCGTAGAATGCCCGGAACCGGTAGCGTTCGGGCAGCGTGTCCCGGATCGGAGCCGTGTAGCGTGGAGAACCGGCGGTCGGATCGGTGTCGTCGGCGGTATAACGGATCGTGGCGTGCGGCAACGAGGCGGCAGAGATAACACCGTGATCGTATTTGATTTCCGGTGCGAACAAATGGAAGCCGATGCCCATGGCGTCAAGCCGGGCCAAATGAGTGCCGGTCAGGCGGACATAAAAATCGTTCCAATCCCGTACCTCCGGTCGGCTCCATCCCACCTCGGCCAATGCACACAGGCGAGGATAGGCCTGGTATTCGGCAATACGGTCCGGATGGTCGAGCAACTCCGCCCACAGTGCGCCCTCTACTCCCCGGACGAGTTTGCTTTTTTCGGCGGAAGCGGTGACGGATGCAGGATCCAATGCATAGACCCGCCGCGTGTCGACAAGCCATGCCCATGTGTGTCCGCGGTCGAATGCATTTTGCTTCATGTCTATGTAGCAGTAAGATGCGGGCATCACGATGACGGGTAGTCCCCTGTCTACCGTCTCGGTACAGGCTTTCAAATCGTGCCAGCCCGAAATTACCGTGCCGGCGGATAATCCGTTCGTTGCCGATGCTTCGTCCCAGAACATACACCGTTTACCCTCTTCATGAGCGATTTTTTCCAGGCGCAGGACGAAATAACTGAATATCTCTTGAGGGGATTTCATACCCTGTTTTTTCATCAACGCTTGGCAGTGCGGGCATTTTTTCCAGTAGCGTGTGCTGACTTCGTCACTGCCCAGGTGCAGGTAGTGCGACGGAAAGAGTTCGGCCACTTCGTGAATGATGTCGCGGATCATTTCGAAATTCTCTTCGCGGGCGGCGCAAAGCACATTGCCCGTTACTCCGTTCCCATTCGGATCCGGATCGTCCGTCGTCCGGCAGAAGGTCTCCGGGTAGGAGGCTGTCAGGGCGAGGGCGTGGCCCGGAAGGTTGATCTCCGGAATTACCTCGATGTTGCGGAATGCCGCGTAACGGACGATTTCACGGATATCGTCCTGCGAGTAGTAGCCTCCGTAGCGCCGTTGTCCCGAGCCGTATGAGGGAGGTAGCACCTCTCCCGGTCCGCGCCAAGCTCCTTTGGCAGTCAGTTCGGGATATTTCTTGATCTCGATACGCCAGCCGTTGTCGTCGGTCAGGTGCCAGTGGAATTTGTTGAGCTTGTGACGGCTCATCCAATCGAGGTATTGCATGACGGCCTGCTTGTCGAAAAAGGTGCGCGATACGTCGAGCATGGCTCCCCGGTAAGCGTACCGAGGACTGTCTTTGACCGATACGGCATCCAGTGTCAGTGGTTGCGGAGCCGAGGCGACCGATTGGCCGTACACTTCCGGAGGCAGCAGTTGAAAAAGGGTTTGCAATCCGTAAAATACTCCGCCGCGGTCTCCGCCCCGGATGATGATATGTTCCGGTTCGATCGAGAGCGTGTAAGCCTCGTTTCCCAAATGCCCTCCCCGGCGCAGCGAGATGTAATTGGTTTCCGGCGTATGCGGTACGGTTTGGAGCCGGAAACCGCAAACTCTTTCGATGTGATCGTTCAGATACCCGGCCAGGTCGTCCGACTCGTGCGGGACGATCACCGTTTCCGGCGTAATGGTAAAACGCCCTTCCGCATAGGCCAGTTCCGAGGGCTGCGGGATCAATTGCTGCCCGTGTCCGGGGACAGCATGCAGGATCACAAACGTCAGGATGGCCAGAAAACGGAAAGAATTTATCATCGGATTACTCTTCATACAACAGGTAAGGTTTGCGCTGGACAAGGAAGCGTTCTACATCCCCTTTCCAGCGGCTTTTGATTTCGTCGGCTCCGGCTCCCGCGACGATCATTTCGCGGATGTAATTGACACCGGTCAGCTTGTCGAATATCGGCAGGAAGAAACTCTCGCCTCCTCCGATTTGTCGGTAACTTTCGATCAGGTACGCGAGATTGATTCCGTTTTTCCAAAGTATGCTGTCCGGTGGCTCCCGGCGCAGGTCTTCGCCGTGGCATAACACGCCCCGTAGCGGCGGATTTTTCGCACCCGGATTACTCTGCGGTGTGAACGAGTAGCTGCTTTGGAGTTTCGGATGTCCGTAAATCTGAAACGGGGCATCGGTACCCCGGCCTACGCTGAGAGGCGTGCCCTCGAAATAACACAGCGACCCGTAGAGGTAGATCGCCCGCATGTTGGGAAGATTCGGCGACGGTTTCACAGGCAGTGTGTATCGGGTTTGGTGCGTATAATTCAGACATGGAATTACCTTCAATGCACATTGTCCCCCGTTTCGGAGCCATTTTTCGCCGTTGATCATCCGGGCCAGTTCCCCGAGGGTCATGCCGTGTACGATCGGGATGGGATGCATGCCGACGAACGAACGGTTTTTCGGATCTAAAATCGGCCCGTCTACATAGAAACCGTTGGGATTGGGACGGTCGAGGACCAGGAAGTCGACACCGTTTTCAGCGCATGCCTCCATCATGTAGTGCATCGAGGAAAGGTAGGTGTAAAAACGTAAACCTACGTCCTGAATGTCGAATACGATCACGTCGATCCCGTTCAATTGTTCCGGTTTCGGCCGCTTGTTGGCACCGTAGAGCGAGACGACTTCGATTCCTGTCTTTTGGTCCCGGTAGCTCGCGACGCTCTCACCCGCATCCGCTTCGCCGCGGAAACCGTGTTCGGGAGCGAAAATCCGGCGGATCGCCACGCCGCGCGCGAGCAGCGTATCGACTAAATGTGTATGTCCTACTAGCCCGGTGTGGTTGGTCAGGAGCCCCACATTGCGTCCTGCGAGCAGGGGAAGGTAACGCTCCGTCTGCCCGGCGCCTACGATGACATCCGATGAACAGGGTGTGGCGGGGACATTGGATTTAAAACTAGTTGCCGGTTCTTCCCCGAACGTTACGGAAGAACGGCGGGTGCCGGGATATTCGCCCGTTTCGTGGTCCCGGGAAGGTTTGGGCGCGGCGAATGCATCCGCTGTGCAGGCCGCGAGCAGCAACCCGCACAGCAGGTATTTATATGGTGTATTGTGCAACATTCTGTTATTCGACGGTTACGGATTTGGCGAGGTTGCGTGGCCGGTCCACGTCGCGATTTTTGTTCACGGCGATGTGATAGGCCAGCATTTGCAACGGTAGCGAGACGACCAACGGAATCAGCCGTTCGTCGACCCGGGGAATTTCGATGACGTAGTCCACCATCTTGCGCACGTCTTCATTGCCTTCGGTAACGATGGCGATTACCTTGCCCCGGCGCGCTTTGATCTCCTGAATGTTGCTGATAGTCTTTTCGTACACGCTGTCGGCGGTGGCAATCGCTACTACGGGCATTTCGCTGTCGATCAGTGCGATCGGTCCGTGTTTCATCTCGGCGGCCGGATAACCTTCGGCATGGATGTAGGAAATCTCCTTGAGCTTCAGTGCGCCTTCCAACGCGACCGGGTAATTGTAACCGCGGCCCAGGTAGATGAAATTATGCGCATAGGTGAAAATTTTCGCCAGGTCGCAGATTTCGGTATCCAGTTTCAGAACCCGTTCCATCAACTGCGGTATTTGTTGCAGGTCGTGCAGCATGGTGGTATATAATTCCGGCGAAATGCTTTTTTTCAGTTTGGCGACACTCAGCGCGAGCATGATCAGGACGGTTACCTGGCCCGTAAAGGCTTTGGTCGAAGCCACGCCGATTTCGGGACCTACGTGGATGTAAGAGCCTGAATCCGTCGCCCGGGCGATCGATGAACCGATGACGTTGCAGATACCGTATATGAATGCGCCGCTGTTGCGGGCCAATTCGACAGCGGCCAGTGTGTCGGCGGTTTCGCCGGACTGCGACAGGGTAATTACGATGTCGTTGGGGCGTATGACCGGATTGCGGTAGCGGAACTCCGAGGCGTATTCCACTTCGACGGGAATGCGGCATAACTCTTCGATCAGGTGCTCCCCGATCAGGCCTGCGTGCCACGACGTGCCGCACGCGACGATGATGATGCGTCCGGCTTTGAGAAACTTGTCTTGGTGGTCGCGTACGCCGGAAAGGATAACGTCGGTGCCTTCGGGGTTGATCCGGCCGCGGATACAGTCGATGATCGTGCGGGGCTGTTCGTAAATCTCTTTGAGCATGAAGTGCGGGAAACCTCCTTTTTCGAGTTGGCTGATATTCATCTCCAGCATCTTGATGTGCAGGGGCTTCACCACGTTATCGAGCGATACGACCTGGAGCGGTTCGTTTCGCCGGATGACGGCCACCTCTTCGTCATTGAGATACACTACCTCTTTGGTATGTTCGATAATCGGCGTGGCGTCCGAAGCGAGAAAACGCTCGTTGCCCCGGATGCCGATCACCAGCGGGCTGCTTTTGCGCGCTGCCACGATCAGGTCTGGATTCTCTTTCTCTATAACTGCGATCGCATAGGCGCCGACCACTTCGTGCAAGGCCAGTTGCACCGCCGTGCAGAGATCGCAATGGTTAGTCTGCTTGATGTACTCGATCAGTTGTACCAGTACTTCTGTATCGGTGTCGCTCTGGAAGGTGTAGTCGTGGTTGCGCAACATTTCGCGCAGTACGTTGTAGTTCTCGATAATGCCGTTGTGGATAATAGCGAGGGTTTTCGATTGCGAATAGTGCGGGTGCGCATTTGCGTCGTTTGGTTCGCCATGCGTGGCCCAGCGGGTGTGCGCGATCCCGATGGTGCCCGAAACGTCTTGGCCTTGGGTGGCGCGCTCTAGGTCGGCGACTTTGCCTTTGGATTTGAATACATCCAGCGTTCCGTTTTCGTGTACCAGCGCGACGCCCGCACTGTCATATCCCCGGTATTCCAATCGGCGCAGACCTTGGATCAGCATCGGATAGGCCGGCCGGTCACCGAGGTAACCTACAATTCCGCACATGCTCTGAATTTTTTAGTTTTACTCCTGACAAAAATAACGTTTTTCATAGGAATATCGTACCTTTACAGGATCAATAAACCTGATGAGTTATGAACAAAGATAAGCGTTTGGAGGCATTCGGGCGCCTGCTTGACGTGATGGACGAGTTGCGGGTGAAGTGCCCGTGGGACCGGGTACAGACCTTTGAATCGCTGCGTAGCAGCACCATAGAAGAGACCTATGAATTGGTCGATGCGTTGCTCGATCACGATATGAAGAATGTCAAGAAAGAGCTGGGCGACCTGTTGCTGCATGTGATATTTTATTCCAAAATAGCTTCTGAAGAGGGGGCGTTCGATATCGCGGATGTGGCCGATACGGAGTGTGACAAGCTGATTTTCCGTCATCCCCATGTTTTCGGTGCCGTGCATGCCGATACGCCCGACGAAGTAAAACAAAACTGGGAAGACCTCAAGCTGAAGGAGAAGGAAAAAGAACACGAGAAGAAACGCGTGCTTTCGGGGGTGCCCCGGACACTACCTTCGCTGGTAAAGGCCTATCGTATCAGCCAGAAAGCGGCTTCGGCAGGTTTCGACTGGGAGACCAAAGAGGATATCTGGAGCAAGGTGCAGGAGGAGATCTCCGAAGTGCAGGCAGCTATGCAGAGCGGCGACGAGGTTAATAAGGAAGAGGAGTTCGGCGACCTGCTTTTCGCATTGGTCAATGCCGCGCGGCTCTATGGCGTGAATGCGGAGACGGCGCTTG
This window encodes:
- a CDS encoding acyl-CoA reductase; the encoded protein is MNPAAKYPIGPFVELGRILQQELDEGRLDPVIRRATEANCWFTAESVAFAIRAICNDMLQPELLETWLRPYQKQGTKTVRRVGIIMAGNIPLVGFFDLMCVLLSGHGCLYKPSSKDSVLIDHIAELLTGIDPSLPLQRMNGKRPDAVIATGSDNTNRYFRTIYHDMPALFRGSRHSIAVLTGDETPADLAELRQDIFTYFGMGCRNVSQLFLPRNYDTEPLMRALQKDPVTHPPYLHNYRQAFALNTMQGKPFTDGGFFLLREGGEPAQTVSELACTRYDSLSEVEDWLPGHDSRIQCVVSDRIRHPRRVRFGQAQHPAPTDYPDGIDVMKFLLEL
- the kdsB gene encoding 3-deoxy-manno-octulosonate cytidylyltransferase, whose amino-acid sequence is MKFLALIPARYASTRFPGKPLADLMGKPMIQHVYEKAHAVFDACYVATDDPRIEQAVLSFGGRVVMTSSEHPSGTDRCREALVEVERETGTAFDVVVNIQGDEPFVSREQLELIQQCFEDSGTDIATLVKPFGPQEDVFNPNSPKVVVSAQGYALYFSRSVIPYRRGVEPQQWQEGFKYLKHIGMYAYRTGVLHRITDLPRGVLEQCESLEQLRWLENGFKVKVAETLSESLAIDTPQDLEAARAFMVRNGGL
- the rho gene encoding transcription termination factor Rho, with the protein product MYDKDALQGKTLAELREIGRQFGIKAQMRKQELADKILELSARQQPAVSQPSSDAELSFESTGVKTVRPVGRPKKQTAPPAEEQTAVRIGRVVQGEPYRKQRGRRPKDNRDGAEQRDPEISATTVETEVARPSTREMRGDSQEGMKRHRRDRITVNKAMKNVAGETDPEAILIQEGGTDFTDIPELPIAETPSAEFRLQQEAPVAVKEESAVKEVKQPHIRRDAKDDFLGDVEGEGVLEVMPDGYGFLRSTDYNYLNSPDDIYVSPSQIKLFGLKVGDTVQGMIRPPKEGEKYFPLVKVNRINGLSPDEVRDRVQFEFMTPLFPSEKFNLTGNGHNNLSSRVIDLFAPIGKGQRGLIVAQPKTGKTMLLQSIANAIADNHPEAYLIVLLIDERPEEVTEMARHVKAEVVASTFDEQATRHVKVAEMVLEKAKRMVECGHDVVILLDSITRLARAYNTVQPASGKVLSGGVDANALHKPKRFFGAARNTEERGSLTIIATALIDTGSKMDEVIFEEFKGTGNMELQLDRQLANRRVYPAVNIVASGTRREDLLLSKEVMQKIWVLRRYLSDMNPTEAMEVIKKHMESTRSNEELLVTMNQ
- a CDS encoding serine hydrolase domain-containing protein, which encodes MKSGLIAIFLLLGTVLSTRSGELPRREEERMDSMIRRELSARAFPGAAFLCGTADQTLYTHNYGDLDYTHTVPVTDSTLYDVASCTKVLSTTFVLMRLYDQKKISLERTVGEFLPRFAGTPLTTLTIQELLTHTSGLKPTVVYPDLIKPAHGGKLFNGHRNEQYPYLVDQNLYMVRNVVQDSVYLSGVPRPGYRQIADSLWVNPSVDTIMARKIIRSYDPGRRGRYLYNDTNMYLLRLIAERITGRTLEESTAELFAELGCTDTGYRPLEWTSRERIAPTENDKLLRRGPIQGFVHDELAAVSGGAGGNAGLFSTASDIARFCQMILNNGSYNGRQIITPATIDTFTSSPLSAKGIYRGLGFDKRGTASAFGGPDCCGHTGFTGTIFGIDRSKKLFMVFLSNSIHPTRTNKRLSASQLRLNLWKTLQAAYP
- a CDS encoding glycoside hydrolase family 20 protein; the encoded protein is MINSFRFLAILTFVILHAVPGHGQQLIPQPSELAYAEGRFTITPETVIVPHESDDLAGYLNDHIERVCGFRLQTVPHTPETNYISLRRGGHLGNEAYTLSIEPEHIIIRGGDRGGVFYGLQTLFQLLPPEVYGQSVASAPQPLTLDAVSVKDSPRYAYRGAMLDVSRTFFDKQAVMQYLDWMSRHKLNKFHWHLTDDNGWRIEIKKYPELTAKGAWRGPGEVLPPSYGSGQRRYGGYYSQDDIREIVRYAAFRNIEVIPEINLPGHALALTASYPETFCRTTDDPDPNGNGVTGNVLCAAREENFEMIRDIIHEVAELFPSHYLHLGSDEVSTRYWKKCPHCQALMKKQGMKSPQEIFSYFVLRLEKIAHEEGKRCMFWDEASATNGLSAGTVISGWHDLKACTETVDRGLPVIVMPASYCYIDMKQNAFDRGHTWAWLVDTRRVYALDPASVTASAEKSKLVRGVEGALWAELLDHPDRIAEYQAYPRLCALAEVGWSRPEVRDWNDFYVRLTGTHLARLDAMGIGFHLFAPEIKYDHGVISAASLPHATIRYTADDTDPTAGSPRYTAPIRDTLPERYRFRAFYGNAHSPVVPPAATFDTVLHASSRRTLTFPLSRYTDRNGIWYLTVTPGDPETVINRLDVTGPDTTYAIIRNGQKANPFSPLRLYIDNRNKSADLILTISNNSSAANPVSFSFRPSPCIEPKTTITSSLPFSSRFPSQRLTDYNLTSYSRSSRACKKGDYIQYTFAEPVSCRAIVIQTGIPNVTRYIVTQGTVAYSTDGTHFTDCGPLDDSGSATFCPEQPVKAVRINILGDNGEAIVALQDLHILPKLEPLPQNTSR
- a CDS encoding exo-beta-N-acetylmuramidase NamZ family protein, producing the protein MLHNTPYKYLLCGLLLAACTADAFAAPKPSRDHETGEYPGTRRSSVTFGEEPATSFKSNVPATPCSSDVIVGAGQTERYLPLLAGRNVGLLTNHTGLVGHTHLVDTLLARGVAIRRIFAPEHGFRGEADAGESVASYRDQKTGIEVVSLYGANKRPKPEQLNGIDVIVFDIQDVGLRFYTYLSSMHYMMEACAENGVDFLVLDRPNPNGFYVDGPILDPKNRSFVGMHPIPIVHGMTLGELARMINGEKWLRNGGQCALKVIPCLNYTHQTRYTLPVKPSPNLPNMRAIYLYGSLCYFEGTPLSVGRGTDAPFQIYGHPKLQSSYSFTPQSNPGAKNPPLRGVLCHGEDLRREPPDSILWKNGINLAYLIESYRQIGGGESFFLPIFDKLTGVNYIREMIVAGAGADEIKSRWKGDVERFLVQRKPYLLYEE
- the glmS gene encoding glutamine--fructose-6-phosphate transaminase (isomerizing) gives rise to the protein MCGIVGYLGDRPAYPMLIQGLRRLEYRGYDSAGVALVHENGTLDVFKSKGKVADLERATQGQDVSGTIGIAHTRWATHGEPNDANAHPHYSQSKTLAIIHNGIIENYNVLREMLRNHDYTFQSDTDTEVLVQLIEYIKQTNHCDLCTAVQLALHEVVGAYAIAVIEKENPDLIVAARKSSPLVIGIRGNERFLASDATPIIEHTKEVVYLNDEEVAVIRRNEPLQVVSLDNVVKPLHIKMLEMNISQLEKGGFPHFMLKEIYEQPRTIIDCIRGRINPEGTDVILSGVRDHQDKFLKAGRIIIVACGTSWHAGLIGEHLIEELCRIPVEVEYASEFRYRNPVIRPNDIVITLSQSGETADTLAAVELARNSGAFIYGICNVIGSSIARATDSGSYIHVGPEIGVASTKAFTGQVTVLIMLALSVAKLKKSISPELYTTMLHDLQQIPQLMERVLKLDTEICDLAKIFTYAHNFIYLGRGYNYPVALEGALKLKEISYIHAEGYPAAEMKHGPIALIDSEMPVVAIATADSVYEKTISNIQEIKARRGKVIAIVTEGNEDVRKMVDYVIEIPRVDERLIPLVVSLPLQMLAYHIAVNKNRDVDRPRNLAKSVTVE
- the mazG gene encoding nucleoside triphosphate pyrophosphohydrolase, with the protein product MNKDKRLEAFGRLLDVMDELRVKCPWDRVQTFESLRSSTIEETYELVDALLDHDMKNVKKELGDLLLHVIFYSKIASEEGAFDIADVADTECDKLIFRHPHVFGAVHADTPDEVKQNWEDLKLKEKEKEHEKKRVLSGVPRTLPSLVKAYRISQKAASAGFDWETKEDIWSKVQEEISEVQAAMQSGDEVNKEEEFGDLLFALVNAARLYGVNAETALEKCNKKFISRFTYIEEQAEKQGLSLRELSLAEMENWWCEAKNKAKEKTE